The DNA region GCCAGCACTGCCGCGGTCTGGGCAGGGTGAACAAGAGAGCTCCTTGTGCAGGGCTGGCACCGCGGGGCCGTGTCCCTGCCAGCCTCCCCCTGCGAGCCACAACCCCCCCGGCCACACGCCGGAGTGGGACTTGGGCCAagcagggctgccagggcagggggcaaACTGGCAGGGCCAAACGTCTGCCAAGCCACTGCCACCCCAGCCCAGCATATCCCACGGCGGTGGGATTTCAAGGTTAGTGGGCTTGCAGGTAGTGGTGTGCTCCTGGTTGTGCTGGGCTCCCAGTGCTGGTGGGATCCCAGAGCTAGTGGGATCTCAGTGGAGGTGGGCTCCAAGTAGTGGTGAGTTCCAAGCAGTGGGGGGCTCCCAGTGTTAATGGactcccacggggtcacagccaGCCAGAGCAGTGCCCCAAAGCCCACCTAGCTGCCCCAGCCAGGTACTTACCccttccccagtccctcccaaaGACTCCTGCACTCTTTCCAAAAGACAGGACAACCATCTAGCTTAGCAGGGCTGGACTGAGCACCAGCCAGTGTCCCTagacaggcaggagcaggctgtaCCTGAGCAGTGTTGGATCTCGGCTGGCAGCGGAGTGGCAGCCAGCCAAAGAACTAAGCCTGACACTGCCACTGCCACGAGTCAGCAGTGCAACAGTTAAGCCTGGTTTGGAGGCTTTTGcactgccctgacacagcctgCCAGGATAAGCAAGAAGTAACACGGGAATCCCGGAAAACGCAGGGTGGAGGGAAGAGGCACACTTTGTCAGGGGAGGAGATGACTGTAACTTTATTTGCAGCACCCTGAAGTCATCTGCTAACACAGGCACCCTTCCCAagcccctgctcctgcagaccaggcagttctgcagcagctgcggTGCTTGTGCTGCTACTGCCTGGCAGCGCCACTGCCCCTGGGATGCCAACACCACAGCGGGATGCCAGCACCATGGAGGGATTCCAGCACCATGGAGGGACGTCAACACCATGGCGGGACGTCAGCACAATGGCAGGCTTGTTCCAGGTCGATGGTGCCAGACCCAGATGACTCCCAGCCTGGAGCCGCCCCAGGATGTTGTGAAGAGCCAGACGGCTTCTCACTCGCCTTCCGTCGTGCCCAGGGGGCTGCAGAAGGCAAAAGCTGGGGATCTGCACCACCAGCAAggtgcccccagtgccaccctgctGCTGGATCTGGGCTAGCCCTCTGCACTGGAGCCAGTCCCAGTGCTCTGGGATGCAGATGGTGTGGGCAGTTGTGTCCAGTGCCCCTAAGCCTGGCAGGAGGAACCGAATGGGGCTGGGGGtttcccagcactgggatgtTAATGCTCACATCCGTGCTGTGCTACCCGGTGCTGCCCTGGGGCATGGCCTGGCACTCTGCCATGCTTTGGCTGCCTGtccttcctgcctccttccctctgtcctggGGTAGTTTGACAAGGAGGAGCAGgacccagctggagctggagctggagcttggcacagggcactgcagcaTCCCCATGATTCTGGGTGTTCGGGGGATGACTCAGTTCTGGGGAGGTGGGTCCCCATAGCAGCTGGAGGCATGTCCCTGGCTTCTTTCCACTGCTCCAAGGTAGTCATGATGTCCTCCTCTGCCATGCACACAGGACTGCCATTATCCAAACCTATCCATTGGCATACTCAGTGCCTGCACCTTCCCAGACGTGGAGATTTCCCAGCCTGGGGAGACTGGCAGGGGCAGTGTACAGGACTGCAGGCTCAAAGTTCTGCCCCGTCCCCAGTGCAGGCACTTCTCAGTGGCGTCTGCCCTGGCACACATCATCCTCAGGGCTCCTGGGCCCCACACTGGGGTCTCAGGACCTGGCAGGTGCCCATCACCAGATTGTCTGGCTGAAGAGCTCACAGGTGAAAAGCAATGTCAGAGTCCAACCAGTGCCAGGtcccagctgccagctctgccaggtgCCAGGGGCAGCTCCCTGGGGTGCCCAGGCCAGCAGCCTTGTCCCTGTGGGATCATCAGGCCCCATCCCATGGTCAGCATGACCCACGAGTGCAGGGAAGGGCCTTAGGAGATGACACAGCAGCACTTTGGGCAGCAGGGGCAccacctgcagcagccacacCGCCTGCCAACCCCCTGCTCCTGAGCCCTGGGGGGCTTGTCCAGGGTGACAGTGTAGAAGGAAGCAGACGTTTCACCATTGGGCATCCTCAGGCTGGCATAGGGGTTGTAGGGACGGGACCAGGACTTATCTGTGGAGATGGTTGGGCTGTTCCAGCCATTAGCAGAGTCTGCCTTCTCCTCCATGTAGGCGGGCACTGCTGCGGGATTGGCAATGATGGTGGGCTCATCCTTCAGGTAACGAGTGATGAAGCTTTGCTGGAACTGCTCCCGTGGAATGTTGACACTGGCATAGGGGTTCTCCAGGCTGATGCCGCGatccatctccctgctcctcatcAACACACACGACCTGTCTGGCACTGCCCACCTCCTGTGAGACAGAGACCCGGTTAACCCAGGGTGTGGGGCATCACTGCTGGGGTTGTTCTCACAGCACGCAGAAGGGACCCCTGGCAGACCCCAGCAGTGCAGatcctgctcccccctcctccccagccccagaggACCCTGACATGCAGCACTTGGGCCAAGTGGCCCTGttggaaaagctgagagaggaggcaggagagggtgGAGCAGGGAGCCAAGGGGGTgagcagggtgctggggggcagAAGGGGGTGCTGGGTGGGAGACAGTGTGCAGGTAGGGCAGTGGGGTGGGGTACGAAATTGGGGCAGGGGGGCGGAGACAGGTCTCAGAGGTGGAGGTAACACAGTGGAGcgaggagagaggagaaagggggtgcaggagggtggggagacagAGACGGAAGAAagaggggacaggacagggggagTAGAGAGTGGAGTTGGGGACGCGACAGGCGGGGGGAGATGGGGAACCGGGGCGGGACGGGGGCCGGGGAAGAagggg from Chiroxiphia lanceolata isolate bChiLan1 chromosome 21, bChiLan1.pri, whole genome shotgun sequence includes:
- the LOC116797116 gene encoding cysteine-rich tail protein 1-like: MRSREMDRGISLENPYASVNIPREQFQQSFITRYLKDEPTIIANPAAVPAYMEEKADSANGWNSPTISTDKSWSRPYNPYASLRMPNGETSASFYTVTLDKPPRAQEQGVGRRCGCCRWCPCCPKCCCVIS